In the Phaseolus vulgaris cultivar G19833 chromosome 7, P. vulgaris v2.0, whole genome shotgun sequence genome, one interval contains:
- the LOC137829814 gene encoding cytochrome P450 94A2-like, which produces MEYEILVWLLLLFATPLCFLATKLIKSKPPPSPPSSTTTTTVPKVYPIIGSVLSIIANKHHRIQWLSDILHASPSSTFVLHRGFGSRQLFTANPTVVHHILKTNFPLYHKGPTMKCALNDFLGQGIFNTDGPTWKLQRQISSHEFSNHTLRKFIETVVDVELSDRLLPLLDDASRNKTIIPDFQNILQRFTLDNICKIAFGFDPECILREAPFTTALTDATIICSKRLNGAFPLIWKTKKLLNLGSEKRLKEAISEVKDLARRIMREKKKELREKETLDSMDLLSRFLCSGHSDEEFVIDIIISFIVAGRDTTSIALTWFFWLLSKHPHVEEEILKEVTQKDTVYTHACEEMKDMVYTHAALCESLRLYPPVPMNSKEAMGDDVLPNGTLVKRGWRVTYHIYAMGRSEKIWGPDWAEFRPERWLSWEEAEGRWRFQAVDAFTYPVFQAGQRVCLGKEMSFLQMKRMVAGILRRFKVVSNVAEPEYGGYFTSFMVGGFPVTIQNRN; this is translated from the coding sequence ATGGAATATGAAATTTTGGTTTGGTTACTTCTTCTCTTTGCAACTCCCCTTTGCTTCTTAGCCACAAAACTAATTAAATCCAAACCACCACCCTCTCCTCCTTcttccaccaccaccaccaccgtTCCCAAAGTCTATCCTATCATCGGTTCCGTGTTGTCCATCATAGCAAACAAGCATCACCGCATTCAGTGGCTCTCCGACATACTCCATGCCTCTCCCTCCTCAACCTTCGTCCTCCACCGTGGCTTCGGCTCCCGCCAACTCTTCACAGCAAACCCTACTGTAGTCCACCACATTCTCAAGACTAACTTCCCACTCTACCACAAGGGCCCAACCATGAAATGCGCCCTTAATGATTTCCTAGGCCAGGGCATTTTCAACACAGATGGCCCCACCTGGAAGCTTCAACGCCAAATCTCCAGCCACGAATTCAGCAATCACACTCTCCGCAAGTTCATCGAAACCGTCGTCGATGTGGAGCTCTCGGACCGCCTTCTGCCCCTCCTCGACGACGCATCCCGGAACAAAACCATCATCCCAGACTTCCAAAACATTCTCCAACGCTTCACCTTGGACAACATCTGCAAAATCGCTTTCGGCTTCGACCCCGAGTGCATCCTCCGGGAAGCCCCCTTCACCACCGCCCTCACCGACGCCACAATAATCTGCAGTAAGAGACTCAACGGCGCCTTCCCTCTGATTTGGAAAACCAAAAAACTCCTTAACCTAGGGTCGGAGAAGCGGCTGAAGGAAGCGATCTCCGAAGTGAAGGATTTGGCAAGGAGAATAAtgagagagaagaaaaaggagCTTCGGGAAAAGGAAACCCTAGATTCCATGGATCTGTTGTCACGGTTTTTATGCTCAGGCCACTCGGACGAAGAGTTCGTTATAGATATAATCATCAGCTTTATCGTGGCTGGGAGGGACACAACCTCAATAGCACTCACCTGGTTCTTCTGGCTCCTTTCTAAACACCCGCACGTGGAGGAGGAGATTCTCAAGGAGGTAACGCAGAAAGATACGGTGTACACACACGCGTGTGAGGAAATGAAAGACATGGTTTACACGCATGCGGCGTTGTGCGAGAGCCTGAGGCTTTACCCACCCGTTCCGATGAACTCCAAAGAGGCTATGGGCGATGATGTTTTACCGAACGGAACTTTGGTGAAGAGAGGGTGGAGGGTGACGTATCATATTTACGCCATGGGGAGGTCGGAGAAGATTTGGGGGCCGGATTGGGCGGAGTTTCGGCCGGAGAGGTGGCTGAGTTGGGAGGAGGCGGAAGGGAGGTGGAGGTTTCAGGCCGTGGATGCTTTTACCTATCCCGTGTTTCAGGCTGGCCAAAGGGTCTGTTTGGGTAAGGAAATGTCGTTCTTGCAAATGAAAAGAATGGTGGCCGGGATTTTGAGACGCTTTAAGGTGGTTTCCAACGTGGCGGAACCCGAGTACGGTGGCTACTTCACTTCTTTCATGGTGGGTGGCTTCCCCGTCACGATTCAGAATCGTAATTAG